The following DNA comes from Desulfobaculum xiamenense.
CGCCGGCCTGTCGATGAAGTTGCCTTGGCCCATCCAAATCGCCGTGGCGACCGTAGATCTTCGCATTCAGGAAATTGCGGAAACCGTGGAGATAAAGTCCAAGGATAACGCCTTTCTGTGCGTCCCGGTCAAAGTGCAGGTCAAGGTCATCCCGGAAAAAGTGAAGGATGCCTATTACGCTTTGGACAATCCGTGGAGTCAGATTCTTTCCTATGTCGTTAACCAAGTCCGTGCCAAGGCCAGCTCAATGACCATGGACGAAATTTTTTCGGGCAAGTCAGACTTTGAAGCCGTGGTAGAGACTGAACTCAAGTCCACATTTGAAGAGTACGGTTTCGCCGTAGTCAACGTCCTCGTGGACGATCCGCAGCCAAGCGACCAGCTCAAGGAGGCTTTTGAGAAGGTGTTGGCCGCCCAGCGCGACAAGGATGCTGCAGTTCTGGAAAAGGAAGCCGTGCGGGAACGCCTTGTGGGCCGGGCGGAAGCGGAAGCGGAAAGCTTGCGGCTCAAAGCCAAGGGCTATGCGGATCAGCGCAATACCATGGCCGAAGGCAACAGCAAAGCCATTGCCGTCTTTTGCGAGGGCCTGAACATTGATCATGCCTTGGCCCTCAAATTCTTTGAAGGCTGGGATATGCGTGATGCCGTCCGAGAGGCTGCCCAGGGTGAGGGAAATACCGTCCTTATCCCTGTGGAGATGGGCGGTATGGGCCGTATGGCCGCCGACCTTGAGGCGTTGAAGGGCATCGGGAAGTGACCAAAGTATATGAATTTTGAAGCGGTGATGACTACTGGTGCGAGTCTACAGCGTTAGTGGCCCTATCGTCTTTTTGGCGGGGACGATGGACGCCGAGTCGGATTCCGACAGATAAAGAAAAGCCCCCAGCAACACGCTGGGGGCTTTTCTTTATCGAGCTTCAAACACGCCTTGCCGCAAGGGGGGCTTCCCACTCGGACGAGGCGGCGCGTTCGACGGGCTAGGCGTCGTTCCTGTACGGCTCGAGGGCCTTGGAGAGCTGATCGGGGCAGGAGGTGGCCTTGTTGCCGCAGCGGATGCCGGAGAGCTTATCCATCACGTCCGCCACACGCATGCCTTCCACGAGTTTGCCGATGCCTTCGAGGTTGCCGGGGCAACCGCCGGTGAAGGTTACGTCGTGGACTTTGCCCTCTTCCACGCGGAAGGTAATCAGTTTGGAGCACACGCCCTGCGGGACGAAGGTAATGGCGGTTTCGTCGGCGGCGGGTTGCTGCGGAGCAAGCGGAGAAAGATTGAGATTCATGATGGCTCGTCTCTTGTACTGTTTGGATAATGGTGAACGGGAAAACGCCAGCGGGACGCGCGGTTTCGCGTGGCGCGGCCCAGTCTTCTACCCGACGCTGATGTTCCTTGCAAGCGACGGACGTGGAGAATGGCCCGCCATGGTGCGATTCCCGTTGGGTCAACGGTGTTTTTGCGGTGCGAAATCCCCAGTGCCGCCATGCCTCTCGTCGCGAAATGCTGGCGCGTTGCGGACGCATTTGCGACATGACGGGACATTGGCGATAGCGGTGGGCTTTCAGGTTTGCGCCCGCTGCGGTTGACATGAGACTCTGAAGGAGTATGAGCTTGCCCTTTGCCCACGGTAAAAAAGGGAGTCTTGCCTTGAAGCTCAAGAACAAATCCGAAATCGCGCTCATGCGCGAAGCGGGCCTTCTGCTCTGGAAGGCCCATATGATCGCCGCCGAGATGGTTGAACCCGGCGTGACGACCGAGGCCATCGACGCCGAAGTGGAAAAGTTCATCCTCGGCAACAACGCCACCCCGCTCTTCAAGGGTGTTCCCGGAAAGGTGCCCTTCCCCGCGACGTGCTGCATCTCCGTAAACGAAGAGGTCGTGCATGGCATCCCGTCCTCTCGTCAGCTGATCGCTGGAGATATTGTCAGCATCGACATCGGCCTCAAGATCAAGGGCTGGTGCGCGGATTGCGCCTGCTCCCATGGCGTAGACGGTCTCGATGACGAGAAGCGCGCCCTCCTGGACGTGACCGAGGAATGCCTGCGTATCGCCATCAAGGACATCCGCCCCGGCGAGAAGTGGAGCAAGATTGCCAAGAAGATGGCCAAACACGCCCGAAATGCCGGTTTCTCCGTCGTCGAGGAGCTGGTGGGCCACGGCATCGGCGAAAGCATGTGGGAACTGCCCCAGATTCCGAACTACTTCTCGCATAATTGCGAGGACTTCCGAATCAAGCAGGGCATGGTTCTCGCCGTGGAGCCGATGATCAACGCCGGAGTGAAGGAAGTGCAGACCCTCGACGATCACTGGACCATCGTGACCGCCGACCGCAGGCCCTCCGCCCACTTCGAGCACACCATCGCTGTCACCGCCGCCGGTGCGCAGGTGATGACCTGCGGTCCCAACGGCGAAGGATGGGCGCTGCGCTAGACCCTTTTGGGGGCTTTTTGGAAAAAAGTCCTTGCAATTTCCGACGGAACGGGTAGATACCGCCTCCGCAGACGACGAAAGTTGTCAACACATGGCGAGGTAGCTCAGTTGGTCAGAGCATGCGGCTCATATCCGCAGTGTCGGAGGTTCAAGTCCTCTCCTCGCTACCACGAATGCATAGCCCTCCTGCGAAAGCGGGAGGGCTTTCTTTTTCTCGACGTGCTCCCCGCTCCTCGCGCGTACACGCTTCTGCCATGGCTTTTCGGCGCGGCGCCTTTCGTCCTGTCCTCGCGCTTTTCTCGTGGAATGGTTTCCCACGGCCCCCGCAGTATGCTATTTTGAATATCGTGGACTATTCCGCCCACGGCTGCACCATGCGGCTGGGCGGGATGGTCGAGGCGCGTTGGCGGGTATCGGGGGAACGGAACGGCCAGCCCGGGGGATCGCCATGTATCTCAACATCAGGGGTCCGTACGAGAGGTATTACTACTGCCACATCCGCAAATGCGCTGGGGCAGCCATCAACCGAATTTTCCTCAACGCCATCGACAACGAAAGCGGTTTCATGTTCGGCGATGTCGGCCGGGGAAATGTTGTCTATTACAAGGGCCTCGTGTTTGCGGGAGAAACGCGGGACTTCATCGAGAACGGGCGCTTTCTCTACGCCTCGTCCCTTTCCCCATTCCATGAAATGCGCATTCCCGATCGCACGTTCATCTTCTCGACGTTTCGCGATCCTGCCGCGCGCATACTTTCCCTGTATCGTACGCTTCTTCGTCAAAGAGACCTGCCTGAAAAGAATGACGATTCCAGTGCGGAATGCCAGTGGCTCGGTGATTCGTTCATGGACTTTCTGGATACGATCCCGCAGCGTGAACTCATGCGCCAACTGTACATGTTCTCGCCCTCATTCGATGTCGGCGAAGCGTACAACTGCATTCGACGACTTGGCGCGTATTTCTTCGTAGAAGATATGGACTGCTCGCTTCGCATGCTGTCGTCCCTGTTCAACGTTCCCCTGTGCAATA
Coding sequences within:
- a CDS encoding TIGR03905 family TSCPD domain-containing protein, whose translation is MNLNLSPLAPQQPAADETAITFVPQGVCSKLITFRVEEGKVHDVTFTGGCPGNLEGIGKLVEGMRVADVMDKLSGIRCGNKATSCPDQLSKALEPYRNDA
- a CDS encoding sulfotransferase family 2 domain-containing protein, coding for MYLNIRGPYERYYYCHIRKCAGAAINRIFLNAIDNESGFMFGDVGRGNVVYYKGLVFAGETRDFIENGRFLYASSLSPFHEMRIPDRTFIFSTFRDPAARILSLYRTLLRQRDLPEKNDDSSAECQWLGDSFMDFLDTIPQRELMRQLYMFSPSFDVGEAYNCIRRLGAYFFVEDMDCSLRMLSSLFNVPLCNTTVNHGCNTIALSPPEAVRLRTMLKDEYRLVRRLRQAYNTFVFPKPANVAGA
- the map gene encoding type I methionyl aminopeptidase, which gives rise to MKLKNKSEIALMREAGLLLWKAHMIAAEMVEPGVTTEAIDAEVEKFILGNNATPLFKGVPGKVPFPATCCISVNEEVVHGIPSSRQLIAGDIVSIDIGLKIKGWCADCACSHGVDGLDDEKRALLDVTEECLRIAIKDIRPGEKWSKIAKKMAKHARNAGFSVVEELVGHGIGESMWELPQIPNYFSHNCEDFRIKQGMVLAVEPMINAGVKEVQTLDDHWTIVTADRRPSAHFEHTIAVTAAGAQVMTCGPNGEGWALR
- a CDS encoding SPFH domain-containing protein, giving the protein MVGVLIVLVIALLPIISGCFIITKQQKVQILETFGKYSGFRTAGLSMKLPWPIQIAVATVDLRIQEIAETVEIKSKDNAFLCVPVKVQVKVIPEKVKDAYYALDNPWSQILSYVVNQVRAKASSMTMDEIFSGKSDFEAVVETELKSTFEEYGFAVVNVLVDDPQPSDQLKEAFEKVLAAQRDKDAAVLEKEAVRERLVGRAEAEAESLRLKAKGYADQRNTMAEGNSKAIAVFCEGLNIDHALALKFFEGWDMRDAVREAAQGEGNTVLIPVEMGGMGRMAADLEALKGIGK